One window of the Sebastes umbrosus isolate fSebUmb1 chromosome 1, fSebUmb1.pri, whole genome shotgun sequence genome contains the following:
- the LOC119496751 gene encoding prolargin produces MKAGAGLFSALALFLLMGAVFTDRPRPRKPTKRPAATRKPSVAQPARPAEPEPQEPTDFPPPIIGPPSMIFPDCPRECLCTPNYPNALNCENRNIRVIPVIPLRTHYLYLQNNYIREVTAEAFINATEIRWVNLANNRIHRIDKKVFEKIPALLYLHAQRNLLKEVPSGLPASLEQLRLGRNRISKIPAGAFNKMGNLTLLDLYFNQLSDRDLEKNTFKDLKSLMQLNLAHNTLKKMPAGVPNGLIQLFLDKNRIDDVPKDYFKGFTHLAFVRLNYNQLSDKGVPKYVFNISTLLDLQLAHNQLTSVPLFNGHLEQLHLNHNTIESINGTQICPYSLEADLSDLSLVPKLRYLRLDGNHLSPPIPLDVIMCFRHLHAIVI; encoded by the exons ATGAAGGCCGGCGCGGGACTCTTCTCTGCATTGGCTCTGTTCCTCCTGATGGGGGCAGTGTTCACCGACAGACCTCGGCCAAGGAAGCCCACCAAGCGCCCAGCCGCCACCAGGAAGCCTTCTGTCGCCCAGCCTGCTAGACCGGCAGAGCCAGAGCCCCAGGAGCCGACAGACTTCCCCCCACCCATCATTGGCCCACCCTCAATGATCTTCCCTGACTGCCCCCGAGAGTGTTTATGCACCCCGAACTACCCCAATGCTCTCAACTGTGAGAACCGGAACATCCGTGTGATCCCGGTCATCCCACTTAGAACCCACTACTTGTACCTGCAGAACAACTACATCAGAGAAGTGACGGCAGAGGCGTTCATCAACGCCACTGAGATCCGCTGGGTCAACTTGGCCAATAACCGCATTCATCGAATAGACAAAAAG GTGTTTGAGAAGATCCCAGCTCTGCTGTACCTCCATGCACAGCGTAACCTCCTGAAAGAGGTCCCTTCCGGACTCCCAGCAAGTCTAGAACAGCTCCGCCTTGGTAGGAATCGTATTTCTAAGATTCCTGCTGGTGCCTTCAACAAGATGGGGAACCTGACACTGCTCGACCTGTACTTCAACCAG CTGAGTGACCGTGACCTGGAAAAGAACACATTCAAGGACCTGAAGAGCCTCATGCAGCTCAATCTGGCTCACAATACCCTGAAAAAGATGCCTGCTGGCGTACCCAATGGCCTCATACAACTGTTCCTGGACAAGAACCGTATAGATGACGTCCCAAA AGACTACTTCAAAGGCTTCACCCACCTGGCGTTTGTGAGGCTGAACTACAACCAGCTGAGTGATAAAGGAGTTCCCAAGTATGTGTTCAACATATCCACCCTACTGGACCTGCAGCTGGCCCACAACCAGCTCACTTCTGTTCCTCTCTTCAATGGCCACCTGGAGCAGCTGCACCTCAACCACAACACCATTGAGA GCATCAATGGCACCCAGATCTGTCCGTACAGCCTGGAGGCCGACCTGAGTGATCTCAGTCTAGTGCCCAAACTAAG GTACCTGCGTTTGGACGGAAATCACCTGAGCCCCCCCATTCCTCTGGATGTCATCATGTGCTTCAGACACCTGCACGCTATTGTGATTTAG
- the il19l gene encoding interleukin 19 like → MMKMLLGCSLCLLLLLSCLSELVESRTLSLQSCAVNVHTHELRKYYNDIRSNAIEGDSVIGVKLLDKSLINHLQDGQTCCFLRLVLRFYLERVFTNYASAQPQQQRCSSALANAFVRIRKDIHACHCHCVEDTQRKIDTLHAEFIKLDINQAAQKAVGELDTVLEWMESLGPITPA, encoded by the exons ATGATGAAGATGCTGCTCGGCTGCTCTCTCtgcctgctcctcctgctcagCTGTCTGAGTGAACTTGTGGAGAGCCGAACCCTGAGCCTGCAGAGCTGTGCTGTCAACGTTCACACTCACGAACTGCGCAAATATTACAATGACATACGATCAAATGCG ATAGAAGGAGACAGTGTGATTGGAGTGAAACTTCTGGACAAATCATTGATAAATCATCTTCAA GATGGTCAGACCTGCTGTTTCCTGCGTCTCGTGCTGCGTTTCTACCTCGAGAGAGTGTTCACCAACTACGCCTCTGCTCAGCCACAGCAGCAGCGCTGCTCCAGCGCTCTGGCCAACGCTTTTGTCAGAATCAGAAAAGACATACATGCATGT CACTGCCACTGTGTAGAGGACACACAGAGGAAAATTGACACTCTGCATGCTGAGTTTATCAAG CTAGACATAAACCAGGCTGCACAGAAGGCCGTGGGAGAACTGGACACTGTGCTGGAGTGGATGGAGTCACTCGGCCCGATAACACCCGCATGA
- the il10 gene encoding interleukin-10: MSPLSILLSALVLLSIFSSACSTPVCNNQCCRFVESFPVRLKKLREDYSQIRDFYEANDDLDSALLDQSVEDSFKSPFACHTMDSILEFYLNTVLPKAMAGVNDDTRDLKPHMESIQQIFDELKSEVTTCKHYFSCKKHFDIQTLNSTYTQMESKGLYKAMGELDLLFNYIETYLASKQHTNVVPTV, translated from the exons ATGTCTCCTCTGTCTATCCTGCTGTCCGCCCTGGTCCTCTTGTCCATCTTCAGCTCTGCCTGCAGCACTCCCGTGTGCAACAACCAGTGCTGTCGGTTCGTGGAGTCTTTCCCTGTCAGGCTAAAGAAGCTCAGAGAGGACTATTCACAGATCAGAGACTTCTAT GAAGCAAACGATGACTTAGACTCTGCACTGCTGGACCAGAGCGTCGAGGACTCCTTCAAA AGCCCTTTTGCCTGCCACACCATGGACAGCATCCTGGAGTTTTATCTGAACACCGTGCTGCCTAAAGCCATGGCTGGAGTGAATGATGACACCAGAGACCTAAAGCCTCACATGGAGTCCATACAGCAAATCTTCGACGAGCTCAAGAGTGAAGTCACCACATGT AAACATTACTTCTCCTGCAAGAAACACTTTGACATCCAAACCCTGAACTCTACTTACACTCAG ATGGAGAGTAAAGGTCTATATAAGGCCATGGGGGAGCTGGATCTGCTGTTTAACTACATTGAGACATACCTGGCTTCCAAACAGCAC